DNA from Leptospira langatensis:
CTCCGACAAGTACGGCTCCCGATGTGGATTATTCCGCATTGAGCGAGGAAGCTGCCAAAGATCTTCAGGCGTATATTCGCATCGCAACTGTAAGAAGCAGGGAGAAGGAAGGAGCTCTATTTCTAAAATCTATTTTAGATAAACGTGGAATTCCTTCTAAGCTATTCGAGTATCCAGGCAAACCGGACCGAGTCTCTATCCTCGCGGAAATCAAGGGTAAGGATCCGAGCAAAGAAGGATTGATACTCACGAGTCATATCGATGTTGTCGAAGCGGATCCGAAGGAATGGGAAGAACCTCCTTTTGCTGGAATCAGAAAAGGGGATCGTATCTTCGGAAGAGGAGCAGTGGATGTAAAAGGTTTAGGCATCATGGAACTCTATGCGTTTCTTCTAATCCATGAGAAGAAGATCCCGTTAGAGAGAAATCTAATGTTCCTTGCAGTTGCCGACGAAGAAAGTAGATCCATACATGGGACTCGCTTCTTAATTGAGAAGCACAGAGAGATATTCAACGGATATGAATATGTTTTGAATGAAGGCGGCACTGGATCTAGAGACATAGCCATCCAAGGTTCTAAAGTATTCAATATCCAACATGCAGAGAAGGGAGCAGTCTGGTTAGACGTAAAGGCAAAAGCGAATTCAGGCCACGGAAGTACTCCTCCAGTTACCTACGCCGCTAAGTCCATGGTGGATTTCTTACAAGATGTACAAAGCCTGGGTAACAAAACCATGATCAAGGATGAGACTGCTGCTTTCTTTTATGCTCTAGGTGGGATCAGTCCTTTTCCAAACTCATTCGTCCTAAAGAGATCTAGAAACCCTCTCTTATTTATGATCTTAAAGGGAGTGATCAACTCGAACCGACATCTTCGTGCGATGACCCGCAATACTGTTAGTATCACAGGCGTCGATAGTCATCCGATCGGGATCAATGTGATTACTTCAGAGACTGTAGGCTCTTTGGACATACGCATCTTACCGGGACAAGATGAGAAGAAGATCCTAGAAGAAGTAAAAGCAATCGGT
Protein-coding regions in this window:
- a CDS encoding M20/M25/M40 family metallo-hydrolase — encoded protein: MSLKRIGIALGALLAIFILYTIAFTERGIDPITPTSTAPDVDYSALSEEAAKDLQAYIRIATVRSREKEGALFLKSILDKRGIPSKLFEYPGKPDRVSILAEIKGKDPSKEGLILTSHIDVVEADPKEWEEPPFAGIRKGDRIFGRGAVDVKGLGIMELYAFLLIHEKKIPLERNLMFLAVADEESRSIHGTRFLIEKHREIFNGYEYVLNEGGTGSRDIAIQGSKVFNIQHAEKGAVWLDVKAKANSGHGSTPPVTYAAKSMVDFLQDVQSLGNKTMIKDETAAFFYALGGISPFPNSFVLKRSRNPLLFMILKGVINSNRHLRAMTRNTVSITGVDSHPIGINVITSETVGSLDIRILPGQDEKKILEEVKAIGAKHGVEVNARHLEAGTISPMDGLLFRVLAGITTSVEPGSIAAPFLSPGTTDSSYMRQIGLKCYGLIPALLSSEEIDGIHGKNESMTVGQLKTGIEILFKSVIEYNHQVQK